Proteins encoded in a region of the uncultured Paludibaculum sp. genome:
- a CDS encoding DinB family protein, with the protein MGTQDDTSLRRHLDDLLRMDGAHLSFDAAVADFPAALRGVKPAGAPHSAWALLEHMRIAQEDILDFSRNPAYRDKAFPDDYWPASAEPPSEAAWQRSVRQFQKDLAEMRALVADPAHDLFARIPHGSGQTLLREALVVADHNAYHLGQLVFLRKLLEG; encoded by the coding sequence ATGGGCACTCAGGATGACACCTCCCTTCGCCGGCATCTCGACGACCTGCTACGCATGGACGGCGCGCACCTTTCCTTCGACGCCGCGGTGGCTGACTTTCCCGCCGCTTTGCGCGGTGTGAAGCCGGCCGGCGCTCCGCATTCGGCCTGGGCACTGCTGGAACATATGCGCATCGCGCAGGAAGACATTCTCGATTTCAGCCGCAATCCTGCGTATCGCGATAAGGCCTTTCCGGACGACTACTGGCCGGCCAGCGCCGAACCTCCGAGCGAGGCGGCGTGGCAGCGGTCCGTCCGTCAGTTTCAGAAGGATCTAGCGGAGATGCGCGCGCTTGTCGCCGATCCCGCGCACGATCTCTTTGCGCGGATTCCCCACGGCAGTGGCCAGACCCTGCTGCGAGAAGCGCTGGTGGTGGCCGATCACAACGCTTACCATCTCGGGCAATTGGTCTTCCTGCGGAAGCTGCTGGAAGGTTGA
- a CDS encoding Gfo/Idh/MocA family oxidoreductase, whose protein sequence is MSDSKTRRFFLGALTAASAVRVWGANDKVNVGIVGLGGRGSSHLNTYSGLAEAQIVALCDVNQAAREKAQAVLARKNLEKAQEFEDMRQMFADPKVEAVSIATPNHWHALSAIWAMKAGKDVYGEKPACYNIHEGMRMIQVQRETKRIMQVGSQHRSLPFKIKAIAALQQGLIGKLYMTKALCYKLRPSIGHTPDSPTPPGLNWDLFLGPAPMRPYNQKRFAYYWHWFWDTGNGDIGNQGVHETGIARWALGDPGWPKTAMAFGGKFGLDDDTETPNTLTAGFSYGNEQLVVEVRGRMTNGEGARQARVVTAGPMGGRRGGPPPAGGAAPPAAPPDAPAPTQVGPASNPINVGVGNLFYGSDGWAAMSDQGFQAYKGDSSELIMEERPERGRGDSTGLHMQNFLACVKSRQEQDLHDPIANAVPSADLCHLANISYRVGRGLKIEPGPIPKFTGDAEATKMITRPAYRKAYEV, encoded by the coding sequence GTGTCTGATTCCAAAACTCGCAGGTTTTTCCTCGGTGCCTTAACGGCCGCCTCCGCGGTTCGCGTGTGGGGCGCCAATGACAAGGTCAATGTCGGCATCGTGGGCCTCGGGGGCCGCGGCAGTAGCCACCTCAACACCTATAGCGGGCTGGCCGAGGCGCAGATCGTCGCCCTGTGCGATGTCAATCAGGCTGCACGGGAAAAGGCTCAGGCCGTGCTGGCGAGGAAGAACCTGGAAAAGGCCCAGGAATTCGAAGATATGCGGCAGATGTTCGCCGACCCGAAGGTCGAGGCGGTCTCCATCGCCACTCCGAACCACTGGCACGCGCTTTCCGCCATCTGGGCGATGAAGGCGGGTAAGGACGTCTACGGAGAGAAGCCCGCCTGCTACAACATCCACGAAGGCATGCGGATGATCCAGGTGCAGCGTGAAACCAAACGGATCATGCAGGTGGGTTCGCAGCATCGGAGCCTGCCGTTCAAGATCAAGGCGATCGCGGCCCTCCAACAGGGCTTGATTGGGAAGCTCTACATGACCAAGGCGCTGTGTTACAAGCTGCGGCCCTCCATCGGCCATACGCCGGACAGCCCCACGCCGCCCGGCCTGAATTGGGATCTGTTCCTTGGGCCCGCACCGATGCGCCCCTACAATCAGAAGCGCTTCGCGTACTACTGGCACTGGTTCTGGGATACCGGCAACGGCGACATCGGGAATCAGGGCGTACACGAAACCGGCATTGCGCGCTGGGCGCTGGGCGATCCCGGATGGCCCAAGACGGCGATGGCGTTCGGCGGTAAGTTCGGTCTGGATGACGACACGGAGACACCGAATACGCTGACGGCCGGCTTCAGCTACGGTAACGAGCAACTGGTGGTCGAGGTGCGCGGCAGAATGACCAACGGCGAAGGCGCCCGGCAAGCGCGCGTGGTGACGGCGGGTCCGATGGGCGGCCGCCGTGGTGGGCCACCGCCGGCGGGGGGTGCGGCTCCGCCAGCGGCGCCTCCGGATGCTCCGGCGCCTACGCAGGTGGGGCCGGCGAGCAATCCGATCAATGTCGGTGTCGGCAACCTCTTCTATGGCAGCGACGGCTGGGCCGCGATGAGCGACCAGGGGTTCCAGGCGTACAAGGGCGATTCCAGCGAACTGATCATGGAAGAGCGGCCCGAGCGCGGCCGCGGCGATTCCACTGGTCTCCACATGCAGAATTTCCTGGCTTGCGTGAAATCGCGCCAGGAGCAGGACCTTCATGATCCGATCGCCAACGCGGTGCCCAGCGCGGATCTGTGCCATCTGGCGAACATCAGCTATCGCGTGGGGCGTGGGTTGAAGATCGAGCCCGGTCCGATTCCGAAGTTCACCGGCGATGCCGAAGCGACCAAGATGATCACACGCCCGGCCTATCGCAAGGCGTACGAAGTGTAG